tatttaattttagaatcGTTACTCAGCCATACAGATCTTTGACATTGAAAACAGATCCATTTTAAAGGACGGAAGACGTAGCCCTCAGCTAACAAGTGCAGCCATCTTACAGTACCCTGTTTAAGGTTTAGCAAGTTTTACCCTTtcaacagcaacagcaacaaaattcaAGACATTTACATTTCATCTAACAAGTATTTGGATATTAGATTCAGGggttaattaaatattataaagaGACAAACTATAAAGAACATAATATTGTGATTTCCTGGCTTGTAAACTGGCTAAAAGGGCACAAGCCAGGCAGGGGTAGGCGGTGCAATGGTTGCATGGAAGTAACTTGTTCTATATCCAAGGCGAGGGGGAAACAGTTTTGCCGAGTTACACTAAAAATGAAGCAATACCCGtgtatagaaataatttaacattATTGTTCTTCTCTTCACTTTAAAATGTCAGAATATTTGTAAAGATATCTATCCTGATTGCACATATTGGTTAAGAAGGGGAAAATCTATCACCTTAATTTTAGTCATTCTGAAGCTGTGCCCTGAGAAACCTTGAGGTTTCTATTGAACTTAAAAATGATCGAAAAATTGTAACAGACAagcaaagccaaaaccaaaccacacacaaaaactCAAACATAACTCAAAGAAACTGCATAATAACGAGTAAATACTTCACTCAAATAAGAGTGTATCCTACAATCAGAGATTATGTAAGGTTGAAAAGGACTTCAGAGATATTACTGCCAATCCCACCCCACCACCCTtcctcatccagcctggtctcAGACAGTTCTAGAGATGGGGTAGCCACAACTCCATTGTATGTTATTCTAGACAATTATAATTATCCATTAACAGACAGTTAAAATTATCCATTATTAGGTAATGTAATTTTTGTAGGGTTTTTcggttttgttttctgggggttttttttggtgggtttttaaatttaaatttactaAACACACATGTCTTACTCCATCTCAGGCCCTTCAAAATGAGATTTGTAGTCTAGAGATAACTGGCATTTTAGAAAACTCCTTCTCCCTGATTAAAAGCTCAGGGGAAGGGgataaaaaaaagcagcagcatttacaGCAAGTGTGGAAATAGAGTGAGAAAATAATAGCCACACTTTCAGATCCATGAGGGAGTTTTGTTCTTGTTACAGAGAATTTACTATGAGGTGATTAGAACCCTCATATTTATGCTTGTATTTTAGATTCTTGCTTTTCAGATCGGACAGAGGATATAGTTTCTTCTCCCCCCATTCAGTGTAGAATGCAGAAACGAGGCCTACTACAAATGcaacaataaataaacaaacaaataaataaataaataaaaggcatttgaatttaacaaggaaaactgtctgtattttctgatttgtgTATAAGtttttatatgtgtgtatgtcACTATGTATGCCCCCACACTTTTTATTCAAATAGCACTGGAAGAAATCGAAAcagaatggagctgggaaactCTGAATTACTACTTTATCTCCACACCCTGAGTTCCACAGCTTGAAAGGTTAAAAATTTTATACatctatttatatatgtataaaataaattgtctCTATTTTTGAAGTCATTTTGaggcaaatatttttacttctcttccacctctcttcttttttagtCAGTGCTCTTTATTAGAGGAGGTGGTGGAATGGTCTAACAGCATGATCTAATAGCAAAATCCTCCAAGAGGATTTTGCAGAACAATCAAATTCTCATcagaattaatattaattttagcTTCACAGTAAGTccaattataattattatattctATGTGTGATAATCAGTGTCATGGTCCACAACAATCCGATTTTGCACTCTGCAATAAGGTAAAAGTCTCTAAAACTGCCCGAGCCTCGCATGTCTCTCAAGGTCCTTCATACGagtgtatttttattaacaCTTTCTGACCCTGATCGGCCGCTTTCACCCTTATTTCTCCTATTTTCTTAATGGTAAGGGAAGGAGAAGTAGGCCACTGTATTTCACTGTCGTTTACAAGAGTGGAAAGTAATACACGATCGGAAAACAGTGgccattttctctcttcagagcAATaactatgcttttttttttgcgAGAAACTGTCTGGAAATGATGGTAAGGAGTGGTGGGTTTATATTTTCGTAATAAACTATACAGAAAACTTCTCAAAAAGTGAAAGGCaatgcagaaataataattGCAGTAAGTTTTCAAGAACCGGACATTTTCTACTGcgaacacacacacacaaaaaaaaaaccaaaaaaaaagcaaaaaaacaacccaaccaaacaacgCCAAACAGAAACACGCAGCCTGTAGAAATCTGTGTTCCCGGTGCCATCTGAGCATGTGGCGCGGAGGGGTCCCTACGGAGCTACCACAGGCGCCGGGCCGCCGCctcccgctcccgccgcccccgAGCAGCCCCGCTCCCGGAGTCCTACCTGGGCCGGGGGCTCCCGCGGCGCCTCCGCCGCAGGACCAGCTGCAGGGCGAGGCGCCGCGGCCAGCGCAACCCCAGAGCCCCGAAAACGCGGCGGAGGATGCGCCAGCCCAGCGCCCAGGCCCGGGGCAGGCTGCGAGGGCGCCGAAAGTGGATAGTGCACCTTATCCGGGGGGGCATGGGTGCGGAGAAGCCGCGGGCGCGTCGCTGTACAAATACCTCCCCAGCAGGGCCCCGCCGGTGAATCGGCCCTCTCACCCTCCATTCATTGgagaggattttcttttttttttcttttttttttttttttNNNNNNNNNNNNNNNNNNNNNNNNNNNNNNNNNNNNNNNNNNNNNNNNNNNNNNNNNNNNNNNNNNNNNNNNNNNNNNNNNNNNNNNNNNNNNNNNNNNNNNNNNNNNNNNNNNNNNNNNNNNNNNNNNNNNNNNNNNNNNNNNNNNNNNNNNNNNNNNNNNNNNNNNNNNNNNNNNNNNNNNNNNNNNNNNNNNNNNNNNNNNNNNNNNNNNNNNNNNNNNNNNNNNNNNNNNNNNNNNNNNNNNNNNNNNNNNNNNNNNNNNNNNNNNNNNNNNNNNNNNNNNNNNNNNNNNNNNNNNNNNNNNNNNNNNNNNNNNNNNNNNNNNNNNNNNNNNNNNNNNNNNNNNNNNNNNNNNNNNNNNNNNNNNNNNNNNNNNNNNNNNNNNNNNNNNNNNNNNNNNNNNNNNNNNNNNNNNNNNNNNNNNNNNNNNNNNNNNNNNNNNNNNNNNNNNNNNNNNNNNNNNNNNNNNNNNNNNNNNNNNNNNNNNNNNNNNNNNNNNNNNNNNNNNNNNNNNNNNNNNNNNNNNNNNNNNNNNNNNNNNNNNNNNNNNNNNNNNNNNNNNNNNNNNNNNNNNNNNNNNNNNNNNNNNNNNNNNNNNNNNNNNNNNNNNNNNNNNNNNNNNNNNNNNNNNNNNNNNNNNNNNNNNNNNNNNNNNNNNNNNNNNNNNNNNNNNNNNNNNNNNNNNNNNNNNNNNNNNNNNNNNNNNNNNNNNNNNNNNNNNNNNNNNNNNNNNNNNNNNNNNNNNNNNNNNNNNNNNNNNNNNNNNNNNNNNNNNNNNNNNNNNNNNNNNNNNNNNNNNNNNNNNNNNNNNNNNNNNNNNNNNNNNNNNNNNNNNNNNNNNNNNNNNNNNNNNNNNNNNNNNNNNNNNNNNNNNNNNNNNNNNNNNNNNNNNNNNNNNNNNNNNNNNNNNNNNNNNNNNNNNNNNNNNNNNNNNNNNNNNNNNNNNNNNNNNNNNNNNNNNNNNNNNNNNNNNNNNNNNNNNNNNNNNNNNNNNNNNNNNNNNNNNNNNNNNNNNNNNNNNNNNNNNNNNNNNNNNNNNNNNNNNNNNNNNNNNNNNNNNNNNNNNNNNNNNNNNNNNNNNNNNNNNNNNNNNNNNNNNNNNNNNNNNNNNNNNNNNNNNNNNNNNNNNNNNNNNNNNNNNNNNNNNNNNNNNNNNNNNNNNNNNNNNNNNNNNNNNNNNNNNNNNNNNNNNNNNNNNNNNNNNNNNNNNNNNNNNNNNNNNNNNNNNNNNNNNNNNNNNNNNNNNNNNNNNNNNNNNNNNNNNNNNNNNNNNNNNNNNNNNNNNNNNNNNNNNNNNNNNNNNNNNNNNNNNNNNNNNNNNNNCCCCTCTTCTCCCCTGCCGCGACTACTGCTTCCCGACAGGCAAGGCAAAATTCAGATAAATGAATGCCTACCTGGCTGTGTGTAGCAGGTGCCGGAGCAGCAGCGAGAGGAAGGACAGACGACTCCGGCAATAGAAACCGAATACCCACCAACGCTGAATGCGCGGCCGATCCGGGGCTGGTCGCGCACAGGATGCAAACCCCGCTGCAGAAGGGTGTATGTGTGCTCGCACATGTACTCAGTTACAGCTGCATtatcaataataaaaattgtGCGTAATCTGCCACCTTAAACATAATGATTTTAGGGCTTTTTTGATAAAGTGTACTGCTGCTGATGTTTGTTGTTAACTGTTACTATTCTTTTCAAGGAGGACTCCAAGCCCTGGagccgctgctgctgccggaAGAAAAAGTGCCTGTGGAAGGTCCCGCAGCCAAGCAGATCTCACTGGTGATCCCCATCCTTCTAACGGAGTGAGTAGTCCCCACCATGGGGCTGTTCTGGGAAGGGGCTCCGGACCTACTCTGTGAGGCACATTTATAACAATTAGGTACTTAGCCCTGGTAGATTTTCAGGGCATACTTTGCTTATTTGGTGCAGTCAGCCTCTCAAATTGTGTCATTTCCCTGCTAACTTTATAAACAATAACACTAATAATGTAATATTACTATTTCTGTAGCTGTAGTTTCATAAGCCTTCATGGAAATgctaaaaaattgaaataaaatctggttCTTAGAGAAGATAACAATTTAACTTCTGAAAACTAGAATACTGGTCTAATTGAGGATGGAAGTGCAGTTTAATAGACACTATGCTGTAAGGAGTGTGATCAGGCTCTATCTCTCTCCCATCTCCACACCTGATTGCAGGTCCATTCTGGTTCCCACAGGCATATGGGATGCAGGCACTTAACTGCTGCATCCCCTGTGGTGTCCTTCATTCAGCTAAGCCACGTTCTAGGGCAAAGTGCAGCCCAAATTAAAAAGAGGTTACAATCACATTTTATAATGTTAcatgttatatatatttaaagatacatataaaatatatgttctAGGCATTCTTATGATGAAAAACTGTGAATACAGGCTAAAGATAACATAAATCTTTGGTACATGTTTTATACATTCTACAAATACGAATTATACATATAATTTCGTTATAATTAAACCAAGAAACATAATTAAACAACTAAGcatattacataaaaataatataaaatacatataaaaataatagataAACAAATGTATCACATTGATGCGTAATCATAAAATTTTATATGTGTGTTCTATTGTGTatcatgtatattttatataggtACTATATAGATATATTATGTACATTAATGATGTAACTAAATATTTTCTAGCATGATAACCGATACAAAGTAATTATAAAGCATACATTGTATGAAATTacattataataaaaaatatattccaacACATTAACAAAACGGtatatacattatttttcatttttacatatGAGATACCTAGGGTTTGGATACTCAGTAGGAATGCAAAACAAAGATAAATCTTTTTCACGTTTTCTACAGGTAGCTCTGCAAAAGTGCCCAGCATTACCACTAGGGTACAAGACCAGAACTCTGTCACTGCCTCACCTGACTTCCGTTTCCCTGCCCCTAAGGTGCAGTGGGCACAACCCCTCTTGGGTTCCAGGGAGAGAGGCAGGGTCCCACACTGGCTGGGAGCACCGTCCCTGCCACCTGCCTCACTGCCTAGCTCACTGTTCTCTGGGGGCTTGGGACACGCTGCCTCCTCCTTTCACCTCGGCAGAGGCTGGGCTGCCAATGTACCTTTTTCCTGGGGTTCTCACATCCGACTCCCCGAAGCAGCCAGTGGAACATGCATCGACTCTCACATAGTCAATATACACACCTTCTTCTTGTTCCTCCACCAGCAGAAGAGCTGTTTCAAaggtttgcttgtttgtttgcttaacCAAATATGTCACCTCTGAGCATCTTGGGAAGCACTGGGGTTGAGCTCAGATTatgacttttaattttttctttatggctGTCTTGGTTTTATACACACATGATTTTTTAGAAGCACTATAACACAGGTGAGGTCACTTGCAAGTTGTTAAAACGAGTACTTCAACTTGGGACCTTGCTTGCAGAGACACAAATCtctattttctccttcccaggTCTCATGCCTGCAGCCTACACAAGGAGAGCCAAGGATGCACTGTGAATATGTGTACAGACATGCACAGGATCTGTTTAAGGAGGTATTTACCAAAGTTGCAATCACACCAGGAAGCACTGATCCTTCTGTCCAGCCGGTTTTGCCAGAGAGAGGCAGATTGGCTTCAGCACTCCTTCAGCTCAGCTTAACCAAAATCAAACAGGGAGCTGTTGGGACAGGGCAACACTGAAGCCTCTCCCATCTTCTTCAGATGGAAGGCTAGCAAGTGTGAGTGGGGAGCCCCTGTGGAAGAGGAAGTCCAGACAGCCCCATCAAAACAGAGGAAGGGTTTATAGTACCATATCTCTGTGTGGGGATTTTCCTTCATATTTAATATTCAGTATTtgctatttaatattttcacatttagtattttcttaattcatatttcatattttgttcTTCATATTTCGTATTTCTCTTCAGTGTTTGGATTCTTGTGTGAAAAAGGGGACGTGCAGAGAGCCATAGCATTTCCAGTGCAGGATAATATTCAGGCATGAGCAAAGAATATTTCCCTTTGTGCATGCCAACAGGGAAATCAGATCCGGGATTATTCCTCAGCATCGCATGATTACTGTTCGACTTGGTGTCGTCCGAGTCGGGCGCGCGCAGTAACTTTGGGGAAGGGATGCTCGGGGAGAGGTTAGGCGCGGAGCCGCGGGTCGCGCAGGTATCGCCCCACCGCTCCGTGCGGGCCCCCCGCCGCCACGTCGAGGGGCAGGCGGCCGCGGCCGTCGGGCAGGTGGAGGTGCGCCCCGGCCCggtgcagcacagccagggtcTCCAGAAAGCCGGCGCGGGCCGCGTCGTGAACCGGGAGGCAGCCGGTGCGAGGGTCGGGGCGATTGGGGTCGGCTCCGCGCCGCAGCAGCAGCTCGGCCACCCGCGGGCTGCCCAGCATCATCACCTGCGGGGATGCAGCGGCCGCTGTAGAGCTCAAGCTTCCTCTCTCCCCGAAGGAAAGGGGATCCGCAGTGGAAAGGAGATGAAAGTCCGCGGGAGAAGCATAGAGATCGGCTCCAGACGTGCCACGAACGGTGGAGAACATGTACCCGTCGGGGGAGCTGTGCCGAATTGGGAAAACTTCTTTATCCACGCCAGGGGACAGGAAGGAACAGGTAGGGCAGAGATGTGCGGGACCCCTGTCGGGATCGGGGTGTGTGGAT
This sequence is a window from Parus major isolate Abel chromosome Z, Parus_major1.1, whole genome shotgun sequence. Protein-coding genes within it:
- the LOC107198352 gene encoding uncharacterized protein LOC107198352, with translation MFALSWTNGSAKVHSLREREARVRHRRHGALCPALRVCPCQGYRGEMPPTSGTTAVPASCCTGTVLQGPVQSNFDLPWLSVEARQQKGGSLPRVHLLRAYRPPPAPVAEQPHCASTHPDPDRGPAHLCPTCSFLSPGVDKEVFPIRHSSPDGYMFSTVRGTSGADLYASPADFHLLSTADPLSFGERGSLSSTAAAASPQVMMLGSPRVAELLLRRGADPNRPDPRTGCLPVHDAARAGFLETLAVLHRAGAHLHLPDGRGRLPLDVAAGGPHGAVGRYLRDPRLRA